In Ferroplasma sp., a single window of DNA contains:
- a CDS encoding cyclase family protein: MKVKNYIDLSVDIKTNMPCWPTNPLVRVDPIGLLARDGYAVEKYESVTHTGTHIDAPYHMVDGGRTVDKIPLNQIIGSGYCIIPSIDGTEIHRSALEEIWKPEYDGNIILVNTGWSKKRAYSIEFQYNFPGFSEDAVDFLIDHHPRLIGIDSLGIDPYSHADFRVHKALLARDMAFIEDLNNLEQLTPGKEYFIIALPLKIAGASGSMARVVALEIE; the protein is encoded by the coding sequence ATGAAGGTAAAGAATTATATCGACCTTTCTGTCGACATAAAAACCAACATGCCATGCTGGCCAACAAATCCTCTGGTAAGGGTAGACCCCATAGGTCTGCTTGCCAGGGATGGTTATGCCGTTGAAAAGTATGAATCCGTGACCCACACGGGTACACATATAGATGCACCATATCATATGGTGGATGGTGGAAGAACCGTGGATAAGATACCACTGAACCAGATTATCGGATCAGGATACTGTATCATACCCAGTATTGACGGTACAGAAATTCACAGATCAGCCCTGGAAGAGATATGGAAACCTGAATACGATGGGAATATAATACTTGTTAATACCGGGTGGTCAAAAAAACGTGCATATTCAATAGAGTTCCAGTATAATTTTCCTGGTTTCTCGGAAGATGCAGTGGACTTTTTGATTGACCACCATCCCCGGTTAATCGGAATCGATTCTCTGGGTATAGATCCATACAGCCATGCTGATTTTCGCGTTCATAAGGCACTTCTTGCCAGGGACATGGCCTTCATTGAGGACCTTAACAACCTGGAACAGCTGACGCCAGGCAAGGAATACTTTATCATTGCATTACCCCTGAAAATTGCCGGAGCAAGCGGATCAATGGCCCGTGTCGTTGCACTGGAAATTGAATAA
- a CDS encoding OsmC family protein, with product MTERINNIDMDRLKNTDEKIRKNGGHFTAEKHIAGEFHFDGSPMFTAELKSEIATFTMGADEPGVLGGMGIQPTPLNYLMMGVMSCYASTVAIQAAKKGIKLGKLKFTGHLYYDIGPVVEDLDFPIIKALNIDVEADMDIKEVLKLSERACPALYAIRNPIQTEIKQI from the coding sequence ATGACTGAAAGAATCAATAATATCGATATGGATCGGCTGAAGAACACAGATGAAAAAATAAGAAAAAATGGTGGGCATTTTACTGCAGAAAAACATATAGCCGGTGAGTTCCATTTTGATGGGAGCCCAATGTTTACAGCAGAACTAAAATCTGAAATTGCAACATTTACCATGGGAGCAGATGAACCGGGGGTTCTCGGAGGAATGGGAATACAACCAACTCCACTTAACTATCTTATGATGGGTGTAATGTCATGTTATGCCTCAACTGTCGCAATACAGGCTGCAAAAAAAGGTATAAAACTGGGTAAATTAAAGTTCACCGGACATCTTTATTACGATATAGGGCCTGTTGTGGAGGACTTAGATTTTCCCATAATCAAGGCCTTAAATATAGATGTGGAGGCAGATATGGACATAAAAGAGGTACTCAAACTTTCAGAAAGGGCCTGTCCGGCACTGTATGCAATTAGAAATCCCATTCAAACTGAAATTAAACAAATTTAA
- a CDS encoding SDR family oxidoreductase — protein sequence MEGLRGKNGIVCAGSTGIGKGVISVLTKYGANITTFSRNRDKVERLKTAIMEESGSEINAIVADLSKKDDLVRVVDSAHDKYGKIDFLVMNYGDPRVDPFMDLNDSDWDYNIEMILKSTVRMSGMCAEDMIKSRDGRIVYITSMTTKNPLQNFAISNSLRSAVVALGKTLSMEFGKYNITVNSISQGYFYTQRLKNIIEKRSVNSGKKTEEIEAELRAEIPLGRFGNPEEIGNLVAFLCSGLASYISGTNIQIDGGAVKSI from the coding sequence ATGGAGGGGCTCAGAGGTAAAAATGGGATAGTGTGTGCAGGCAGTACGGGTATAGGTAAGGGCGTAATATCAGTGCTTACAAAATACGGTGCAAATATAACCACATTCTCCAGAAACAGAGATAAGGTTGAAAGACTGAAAACTGCAATTATGGAAGAATCAGGATCTGAAATAAACGCCATAGTAGCCGACCTGTCAAAGAAAGACGATCTTGTTCGGGTTGTGGATTCAGCGCATGACAAATACGGGAAGATAGATTTCCTTGTGATGAATTATGGAGACCCGAGGGTTGATCCATTTATGGATCTGAACGATTCAGATTGGGACTATAACATAGAAATGATTCTGAAATCCACAGTGAGAATGTCCGGTATGTGTGCTGAAGATATGATCAAATCCCGGGATGGCAGAATCGTTTATATAACATCAATGACAACCAAGAATCCCTTACAGAATTTTGCCATATCAAACTCATTAAGATCCGCTGTTGTTGCACTAGGCAAAACTCTTTCCATGGAATTTGGCAAATATAATATCACTGTAAATTCAATATCACAGGGATATTTTTACACTCAGCGGCTGAAAAATATAATAGAAAAAAGGTCAGTAAACTCCGGGAAAAAAACAGAGGAAATTGAAGCAGAACTCAGGGCTGAAATACCACTTGGGAGATTCGGGAATCCTGAGGAAATTGGCAATCTCGTTGCCTTCCTGTGTTCTGGGCTTGCTTCATACATCAGCGGGACAAATATACAGATAGACGGTGGCGCAGTTAAATCCATATAG
- a CDS encoding APC family permease, whose amino-acid sequence MDGKNNDENLKREYRKDIGLWGVIMLALGGILGPAIAYAPVYTLAYAGPAGILAWPIAMIMIVPIGLVFAELGTTYPRAGGVAYYPSRTNGPVVGALNGWASMVGYLFVGPVIVFAVVEYMSFYYPPLYSNGTLTYLGIAVAEIVLVLVFAVNVMRIKHMGEINLILTIITLILIGIVIITLAFYFKPSNLVSKSVGGFAPYGFTGLFGAITLTVFGYGGFRQPIDYSEEVKDPGKSIPLAIIAALLISGFVFTMESLVFAGAVNFSGFGIASGDWAAFFQYSSPYATISKVLILPALVIIAIIVALIATFKDGVIYYGSTARVGEVLSRDDKFLPKLFNRMSLRGVPIYSIILVLIVTVVLVALGKSLATIIGIMVDGFLLSYAPGAVSLMVFRKTDPDTKRPFRVPVAGVLAPTAFIIANLLVYWSGFSSVEIIIPLDLAGILLIIVYNHYNKIDLKYAMYGIWMPVYLAFVLFMSYIGSSFFGGINLIIFPYDSLVFIVVTVIFYFIGVSTGIRGVEYINKKLTASEKQTPAN is encoded by the coding sequence ATGGATGGTAAAAATAATGATGAAAATTTAAAAAGAGAATACAGGAAAGACATAGGACTGTGGGGTGTTATTATGCTCGCCCTGGGTGGCATACTGGGACCGGCCATAGCCTACGCCCCTGTGTATACCCTGGCATATGCCGGCCCTGCAGGAATACTGGCATGGCCAATAGCCATGATCATGATAGTACCTATTGGCCTTGTATTCGCAGAGCTTGGAACTACGTATCCCAGGGCAGGCGGTGTTGCATATTACCCTTCCAGGACAAATGGACCGGTTGTAGGTGCACTGAATGGCTGGGCATCCATGGTAGGATATCTTTTTGTTGGACCTGTAATTGTCTTTGCAGTGGTGGAATATATGAGTTTTTACTATCCTCCTCTGTACAGCAATGGAACACTTACATATCTGGGCATAGCTGTGGCTGAAATCGTGCTGGTATTGGTATTTGCAGTCAATGTTATGAGAATAAAGCACATGGGAGAGATAAATCTCATTCTCACCATTATAACCCTGATACTTATAGGAATCGTGATTATTACACTGGCATTTTATTTTAAACCATCAAACCTGGTATCAAAAAGTGTGGGTGGATTTGCCCCCTATGGATTCACCGGGCTTTTCGGGGCAATAACCCTGACAGTTTTTGGATACGGAGGCTTCAGGCAGCCCATAGATTATTCTGAGGAGGTGAAGGACCCGGGGAAAAGCATTCCACTGGCAATAATAGCTGCACTACTTATTTCTGGATTTGTATTCACAATGGAGTCTCTTGTATTTGCCGGCGCGGTTAATTTTTCTGGTTTCGGAATTGCTTCAGGAGACTGGGCAGCATTCTTCCAGTACAGCTCACCTTATGCAACAATATCCAAGGTGCTGATACTCCCTGCCCTGGTAATAATAGCAATAATCGTTGCGCTTATTGCAACGTTCAAGGATGGAGTAATATATTATGGAAGCACAGCAAGAGTCGGGGAGGTATTATCCAGGGATGATAAATTTCTTCCGAAGTTGTTTAACAGAATGAGCTTACGTGGTGTGCCCATATATTCTATTATTCTGGTTCTAATAGTGACGGTGGTGCTTGTGGCCCTTGGAAAGTCCCTGGCCACTATCATTGGCATAATGGTTGACGGATTCCTCCTTTCATATGCCCCCGGAGCAGTCAGCCTGATGGTATTCAGAAAAACGGACCCGGATACAAAGAGGCCGTTCAGGGTTCCTGTTGCTGGAGTTCTGGCCCCCACCGCATTTATCATTGCAAATTTGCTTGTATACTGGTCAGGTTTCAGCTCAGTTGAAATAATAATACCACTTGACCTTGCAGGGATTCTTCTGATAATTGTTTATAACCATTACAATAAAATTGATTTGAAATATGCCATGTACGGAATATGGATGCCTGTCTACCTTGCTTTTGTATTATTTATGTCATATATAGGAAGCAGCTTCTTTGGTGGCATCAATCTCATTATATTCCCATATGATTCGCTGGTATTCATAGTGGTAACAGTTATTTTTTACTTTATCGGGGTCAGTACAGGCATAAGAGGCGTGGAATACATCAATAAAAAACTAACGGCTTCAGAAAAACAGACACCGGCAAATTAA